In Campylobacter sp. MG1, the following are encoded in one genomic region:
- the mnmA gene encoding tRNA 2-thiouridine(34) synthase MnmA codes for MKIVLAMSGGVDSSYTALKLKEQGHEVYGIYMKLHNKANYHEKNIENVRKVSEFLGIDYEVLNLEERFNEFVFTPFLNIYKDGKTPNPCALCNRFIKLGALLDLAKSKNAILATGHYAQIVNNMLKKAVDLSKDQTYFLANVDKDSLKDVMFFLGDKFKKDIKENALKIPILKSISEQKESSEICFVSNTYTDVLREHINVDNKGLVKNTKGEIVGEHDGYMHYTIGKRRGFSVKGALTPHYVIKINPNENEIIVGSKDELYVNEFELANLNSFCDFDNIKCKVKIRYNTTEVSCTLNAFNKKVILDESVFALASGQLAVFYKDDFVVASGFIK; via the coding sequence ATGAAAATAGTTTTAGCAATGAGTGGTGGAGTTGATAGTTCATATACTGCGTTAAAACTAAAAGAGCAAGGACACGAAGTTTATGGGATTTATATGAAACTTCATAATAAGGCAAATTATCACGAAAAAAATATTGAAAATGTTAGAAAAGTCAGTGAATTTTTAGGTATTGATTATGAAGTTTTAAATTTAGAAGAGCGTTTTAATGAATTTGTTTTTACACCATTTTTAAATATTTATAAAGATGGAAAAACCCCAAATCCATGTGCGTTATGCAATCGTTTTATAAAATTAGGGGCATTATTAGATTTAGCTAAGAGTAAAAATGCTATTTTAGCTACTGGACATTATGCACAAATTGTAAATAATATGCTAAAAAAGGCTGTAGATTTAAGTAAAGACCAAACATATTTTTTAGCTAATGTTGATAAAGACAGTCTAAAAGATGTTATGTTTTTCTTGGGGGATAAATTTAAAAAAGACATAAAAGAAAACGCATTAAAAATACCAATTTTAAAATCAATTAGTGAGCAAAAAGAAAGTAGTGAGATTTGTTTTGTTAGTAATACATACACTGATGTTTTAAGAGAACATATTAATGTTGATAATAAAGGGCTAGTAAAAAATACTAAAGGAGAAATTGTAGGAGAGCATGATGGATATATGCATTATACCATCGGTAAAAGGAGAGGCTTTAGTGTAAAAGGTGCATTAACACCACATTATGTTATAAAGATAAATCCAAATGAAAATGAAATAATTGTAGGTAGTAAGGATGAGCTTTATGTAAATGAGTTTGAATTAGCAAATTTAAATTCATTTTGCGATTTTGATAATATAAAATGTAAAGTAAAAATTCGCTACAATACCACCGAAGTATCTTGTACCTTAAATGCATTTAATAAAAAGGTAATTTTAGATGAAAGCGTTTTTGCATTAGCAAGTGGACAATTAGCAGTTTTTTATAAAGATGATTTTGTTGTAGCGAGTGGTTTTATAAAATAG
- the mqnF gene encoding aminofutalosine deaminase family hydrolase gives MINIIKVKAILDFSKKDYILYNKVIVFDDKIIGIMDFDEAIKIYKNANILDYGNYILSPVFCNIHSHLEFCTSRLDYGNFTLWLESIIKNRENINKEILEKEIDKNINIMLHSGVGYLGEISSFGGELEILSKSKIKSIIFHEILGANKSVAQKNIDFFCDRFNRYSNLKNNISLHSPYSICDEVYDFAINYAKNNDLLISTHFMESIDEKNYLNGKKNKFSNYLKSFNPSRLTRNFLRDFYDLKAIFTHCNYVDDFSIFNNNHIITTCARSNRYLGSKKINLKNVLKNNIKLSLGTDGLSSNDSLNFFDELRANIILHNEFDLEKIAYILFKTATYDNAHLFLNGFNPLEYGACADFMLLDDFGYDKSQILIQTILRNKEVKQMFLDGKEIL, from the coding sequence ATGATTAATATTATTAAAGTTAAAGCCATTTTAGATTTTAGTAAAAAAGATTATATTTTATATAATAAAGTCATAGTTTTTGATGATAAAATCATAGGAATAATGGATTTTGATGAAGCTATTAAAATTTATAAAAATGCTAATATTTTAGACTATGGTAATTATATTTTAAGTCCGGTTTTTTGTAATATTCATTCGCATTTAGAATTTTGTACTTCAAGACTTGATTATGGTAATTTTACTTTATGGCTTGAGAGTATTATTAAAAATCGTGAGAATATAAATAAAGAAATATTAGAAAAAGAAATTGATAAAAATATAAATATTATGTTACATAGTGGGGTTGGATACTTAGGTGAGATATCGAGTTTTGGAGGAGAGCTTGAAATTCTTTCAAAAAGTAAGATCAAAAGCATAATATTTCATGAAATTTTAGGTGCTAATAAAAGTGTGGCACAAAAAAATATAGACTTTTTTTGTGATAGGTTTAATCGTTATTCAAATTTAAAAAATAATATATCATTACATAGCCCATATTCTATATGTGATGAGGTTTATGATTTTGCTATAAATTATGCCAAAAACAATGATTTATTAATATCAACTCATTTTATGGAAAGTATTGATGAAAAAAATTATTTAAATGGTAAAAAAAATAAATTTAGCAATTATTTAAAAAGCTTTAACCCTAGTAGGTTGACTAGAAATTTTTTAAGAGATTTTTATGATTTAAAAGCTATTTTTACACATTGTAATTATGTAGATGATTTTAGTATTTTTAATAATAATCATATTATTACTACATGTGCTAGGTCAAATCGTTATTTAGGTTCTAAAAAAATAAATTTAAAAAATGTTTTGAAAAACAATATTAAATTATCATTAGGAACAGATGGGCTTAGCTCTAATGATAGTCTTAATTTTTTTGATGAATTAAGGGCTAATATTATTTTACATAATGAGTTTGATTTAGAAAAAATAGCTTATATTTTATTTAAAACAGCTACATATGATAATGCACATTTATTTTTAAATGGATTTAATCCGTTAGAATATGGAGCCTGTGCTGATTTTATGTTATTAGATGATTTTGGATATGATAAAAGTCAGATTTTAATACAGACAATTTTAAGAAACAAGGAAGTAAAACAAATGTTTTTAGATGGAAAGGAAATTTTATGA